The Fusarium oxysporum f. sp. lycopersici 4287 chromosome 1, whole genome shotgun sequence DNA segment AGGCAGTGTGAGCGCGGGAATATATGTAGTCATGATGAGCACTTTACTGTCGGCGATCTTGTTGGCAGTAGATGAGGGATGAGCAGAGAAATTAATTTTAGAGGTATCACAGCTGCATGATAATATCCAACGACTGAAGGACAATGACGTAATCCATTTTTTGGGGAAGGTATCCAATGCCGAGGCCCGGAGTTGTCAGATCATTAATTAGGTGTAGAGTGGGCTGACAGATTCAAAACTCAGATGCAGAGCATAAAATGGCTCCATCACGATCGAATTAAATGCCATGAATCTATGCAGAGTAGACCTGTCAATGCTTCTCGGTAGCGAACTGGCTACTCAAATAAGACAAGGGGAAATTTCTTGTGACTCGGTCTCTAAGCAACGAATACGTACTCCTGTACTCTGTAGTAGGCTACCCTCTCCACCGCAAATTGATATCCAATCCAATTATCACATCAGCGGACCAATGACCAGCCGCGATTCTCAGGGGTCTGGGGCTTGATTTACGCGTTAGAGTGGTGAATTGTGGCTGACTTAACCGCGTCTCAGTGCACTGGCCATATGTTTAATTGATCGTGGCCCGCAGGTCGCGTTTCTACGCGACTTCAACACGTCTTATGCCATATCGTGGCGCGAAGCGCCCTGAGTAATGGGGCTCCATTCTTAATATTCGACGCAGGACATAACCTGCAGTTGCTTTCGGCAAGCACCCCTCTTGCAACTTCCAGACCTTCACAACCCTATACCACTAATTGTTGGAAAGTGCTCTCGGCTTACAACTCTGCATATCTACACAAGTTGGAAGGAACCATTATAGCCATGGCTCGAGCAACACTAGGAAAGAGAGCCCGCGGCATTGATGAAACTGGTGAGTCTCTTCTGGCGGAAGGAACAAGAGCCTTGGTTTACTAATATTATGATTTAAAGACATGCCCTGCCCAGTGGCTACTCCTACGAAACGAAGTCGCTGCCTTGCAAAGACTGTTTCATACAATGACGAGAACCAAGATCCTGCATACTCCCCgttcgatgatgatgaagaaaacGACATATTGGCCGAGCTACCTGCCCGGAACCGAAAGTCTCCCTCACAAGCATCCACAAAGCAGAATCCTGTTACACCCTCGACACCCCGGCATCGAGATGCACTTTCAGTACCTCCTACTACGCCTCGGCATGCTGTCATGTCGGCAGGCAAACTCTTCAAGCGACTCACACCACAAACACCACTTTCACCAAGCACCATCCAAACCATTTACCATTCAGCACGACAATTGTTTGCCCGTGGAGCTGAGCCTGGCCAACTTATCGGCCGAGATGCAGAACGAAACCAGTTAATGGAATTCCTCGGACGATGCTCTTCGCCTACCCCTAGCGGTTGCCTTTATGTGAGCGGTCCACCAGGCACGGGCAAAAGTGCCATGATTACCGAGATAACTCGACAGTTTGCCAACCGCAAAGGTGTCATGTCTGCATATGTCAACTGCATGAGTGTCAAGTCTTCTAAAGATCTCTACACCACACTTCTCGGCGCGCTTGGCCAAGGTTTCGACTCTTCCGAGGCAGATGCGATTTCGAGCTTGCAGGCTATGTTCGTGCCCAAGACACAGTCGGCAACCGTCTATCTTGTTACCCTGGACGAGATCGACCACATTTTAACGATGGGTCTGGAAAGTCTGTATCGCGTGTTTGAGTGGTCGCTACAAAAGAACTCATGCCTGGTTCTTGTCGGTATTGCCAACGCCCTGGACTTAACTGATCGTTTCCTTCCTCgactcaaggccaagaaccTGAAGCCTGACCTTCTGCCATTCCTGCCCTATACCGCAGCCCAGATCAAGAACATTATCACCATGCGACTCAAGTCCCTGATGCCTGCTGATGGAAAGGAGGGTCACGTGCCATTCATTCACCCTGCTGCTATTGAACTCTGCTCCCGCAAGGTTTCGAGTCAGACTGGGGACCTTCGCAAAGCCTTCGAGATCTGTCGCCGTGCACTTGACTTGATTGAGACCGAAACGCGTCAGAAGTACGAGGAAGAAGCGAGGGAAGAACTTCTACAGATGACCCCTTCGAAACGACCTCTTGGGGAAAACATCAACGGCGCGTCCGGTGGTTCAAAGACCGTGTTTCAACTAATGGCGAATTCTTTGAGGGCTCTCACAGCAGAAACTGCACCCCGGGCATCGATCGGACATCTGAACAAAatcacagcagcagcttTCAGCAACGGAACGACACAACGACTCAAGGCACTTAACCTCCAGCAGAAGGCAGCACTCTGTGCCTTGATAGCTTATGAGAAACGAACTCGGGCTGCCGCTAAGATGGCCAACAACGGCGCCACACCTTCCAAAAAGAAGTTTTTGGCACCAACTATCAAGACTTTATTCGATGCTTACTGTCAGCTCTGTACCCGCGATTCGGTTTTGCACCCTTTATCGAGCTCTGAATTCCGCGAGGTTGCCGGCAGTCTCGAAACATTGGGGTTAGTCAACGCATCCGATGGAAAGACCGGAAGCCTTGCCGCACCACAAACACCCAGCAAGCGAGGTCGCAAGACTCTTGCCGCAAGTGGAGATGAGCGGAGAATCACGAGCTGTGTTGTAGAAAAAGAGATCGAATCTGTAGCCGACGGCGTTGGCGCAGGCATCCTAAAAAGCATTTTGAGTGGAGAAGCATTGGATTAGACTGCAAAAAGCATTCAACGGGAAGGTATCATGGCATAGCACTGTATGGCGTTTTGGCTTGAGTTATTAACGATGGGTTCTTTTCATtactcttcatcattgtcTTGTATCATACTGCGCCAGGCGGTAGCATGGGTCTGGGCGGGATTCCAGAACTCTTTGGATGGATAATGATACCATGTACCTATGTAATTGTAGTTTGAGATTTGTTTGAGCCGCAGCATAGAATTGGTTGGGGGTGACGAACAGACTAGAAAGTTAAAAAGGCATGGATAACATAGAACAAAAGAATACATTGGAAACCACCTCATTGAAATGGTTGAGTGCCATGGCTCCTTGTCGAATAGACCTTTCGTTACCTCATAGCTTTTTACACTCGCGGAAATTTCA contains these protein-coding regions:
- a CDS encoding cell division control protein 6, producing the protein MARATLGKRARGIDETDMPCPVATPTKRSRCLAKTVSYNDENQDPAYSPFDDDEENDILAELPARNRKSPSQASTKQNPVTPSTPRHRDALSVPPTTPRHAVMSAGKLFKRLTPQTPLSPSTIQTIYHSARQLFARGAEPGQLIGRDAERNQLMEFLGRCSSPTPSGCLYVSGPPGTGKSAMITEITRQFANRKGVMSAYVNCMSVKSSKDLYTTLLGALGQGFDSSEADAISSLQAMFVPKTQSATVYLVTLDEIDHILTMGLESLYRVFEWSLQKNSCLVLVGIANALDLTDRFLPRLKAKNLKPDLLPFLPYTAAQIKNIITMRLKSLMPADGKEGHVPFIHPAAIELCSRKVSSQTGDLRKAFEICRRALDLIETETRQKYEEEAREELLQMTPSKRPLGENINGASGGSKTVFQLMANSLRALTAETAPRASIGHLNKITAAAFSNGTTQRLKALNLQQKAALCALIAYEKRTRAAAKMANNGATPSKKKFLAPTIKTLFDAYCQLCTRDSVLHPLSSSEFREVAGSLETLGLVNASDGKTGSLAAPQTPSKRGRKTLAASGDERRITSCVVEKEIESVADGVGAGILKSILSGEALD